GTGAGTCGATGTTGGATGGTGAGGCATTAGTGTGTTGCTAGGTGATCGAAAGGGCGTACTTTCATATGGCGTTAGGCCGCGCCCCAGTCATAGTCGGTTATTCATCTACATCTTGAGAGATCCTTGTAGATCTTTGAGTGCTGGAATGGATAGTTCTTCCATCGGCGGCGGGATGTGACAACAAACCTAGAACCGCGCAATTGATATACCTTTCTTTCGGTATACTCAGGGCAGCAATGCGGGACTCGAACATGTTCATCAGTCCATGAAGCAGCGGTGATAATTAAGGACCGCCCATTAATACACAGTCCCTTCGGCCCTTCTTGCGATTCGTGAAATATCTGCCTCACTGATCCCTCATGAAATTCATAGACAAAATAGTCCATACTGATTGGCCCGCTCCCCGGCTCCAGATCGCGGATAGCAATAACAGCCTCTTCTCTTCCATCGCCATTCAAATCAACATACCTTAGTAGTATCAGTCTCTCTTCGCTAAACATGCGCGGTATCGGTTCCTCTCGCGACAGTCCCTTGCGCAAAGCTATTTTGTTCGAAGGACCTGTGTCGTAGGTGAAGTTGTAGAAGTCGACAGATCGTATGCTAGTTTTGGTCTGTGCGAAGATCGGCCTCGTCTTGGGAAAGTACAGGAGGTTAGCCAAAACGAATAGGACGGTCATCCTGCAAAGGGTCATGATCGTTCACCCAGAGAACAGCTCGCAATTATTGAAATGAGGACGCTTCGTTATTGAATGCAGGACTCGTATTACTGAGCGGCATGTGCCAAGTGTTCGTTAACGCCATGAACAATGTCGCCCACGGTTAGAAATCGTGGAATGGCGTCGTCGGGAATCTTGATTCTGAATCGCTCTTCAAGAAGAAGGGCGATGTTGAGCGCGTCCAGCGAGTCGGCGCCCAGGTCTTTCATCAAATGCGTGCTGGGTCCCAGTTGACTGCGGTCCACGCGAAGCTCAGCGACGATGATGCTCTTCACGGCGTCTTCAATAGACTCAACAGCTTCTCTGGTCATAGCTCTTTTCCTCAACCTGATCTACTGCGGCCCAGATTTGAAGCCTTGATACTACTGCACACACGCGCGGACAACAAGCACCGCGTTGTTCCCGCCGAAGCCGAACGAGTTCGAGATCGCAGTCCTGAGCGGCGTCGTGCGTCCCACTCGGCGCGCGCCCTCGGTGACATAATCAAGATCGCACTGCGGATCCTGCTCTTCGTAGTTAATCGTCGGCGGGATGGTCTGGTTTTCAATCGCAAGCACAGTCGCGATGAATTCGATCGCGCCGGCTGCGCCCATCGAATGTCCGAGCATTGACTTGATCGAACTAACGGGGATCTCATAGGCGCGGCTCCCGAACACCCGCTTGATGGCCTCTGTCTCGGATGCGTCGTTCAGCTTGGTCGCCGTTCCGTGCGCGTTGATGTAGTCGATCTCCTTTGGATCGACGCCCGCATCTTTTAACGCGCGGGTTATCGCGTGCGCTTCGCCGTCGGGATCCGGGAACGTAATATGCGAAGCATCCGCCGTCGAGCCGTATCCGATGACCTCAGCATAGACGTGCGCTCCGCGCGCTCGGGCCGTTTCCAGATCCTCGAGGACGACGATCCCTGCGCCCTCGGCGAGCACGAATCCATCGCGGTTCGCGCTGAATGGCTTGCACGCGCGTTCGGGCGGTTCATTCTTCGTCGAGAGCACTCGCATTTCCTTCCACGCATCCATGACGACCGGAGTGATCGGAGCATCCACGCCCCCAGCTATCATTCGATCGGCGTGTCCGTAGCGAATCAGATGGAACGCTTGACCGATCGCGTTGGCGCCCGACGAACATGCCGTGGTCACGGTTATGTTTGGCCCGCGAGTTTTGAAGCGTATCGCAATGTTCGAAGACGAG
This window of the Acidobacteriota bacterium genome carries:
- a CDS encoding acyl carrier protein, whose amino-acid sequence is MTREAVESIEDAVKSIIVAELRVDRSQLGPSTHLMKDLGADSLDALNIALLLEERFRIKIPDDAIPRFLTVGDIVHGVNEHLAHAAQ
- the fabF gene encoding beta-ketoacyl-ACP synthase II yields the protein MRRIAVTGIGIIAPTGVGRERVWQALAEGRSGISHIEDFDTTNLKTNIAGVCRDFRPEELFDEREMSRLDRVSQLAIAATGMATREAGLTNGQLDSYDAGVYLGTGFGGQSSIEEFCGAFFSNGKGRRSAIAIPKSMYNASSSNIAIRFKTRGPNITVTTACSSGANAIGQAFHLIRYGHADRMIAGGVDAPITPVVMDAWKEMRVLSTKNEPPERACKPFSANRDGFVLAEGAGIVVLEDLETARARGAHVYAEVIGYGSTADASHITFPDPDGEAHAITRALKDAGVDPKEIDYINAHGTATKLNDASETEAIKRVFGSRAYEIPVSSIKSMLGHSMGAAGAIEFIATVLAIENQTIPPTINYEEQDPQCDLDYVTEGARRVGRTTPLRTAISNSFGFGGNNAVLVVRACVQ